A single Rhinolophus ferrumequinum isolate MPI-CBG mRhiFer1 chromosome 12, mRhiFer1_v1.p, whole genome shotgun sequence DNA region contains:
- the MAMDC4 gene encoding apical endosomal glycoprotein, with the protein MAPGLAPSALTMLLPSHLLPTLVLLLGESSGWAWVPNLCRTPSEAMCNFVCDCSSCSDETQCGYDGTSPPPGAPFTCDFEQDSCGWRDISTSGYRWFRDRAGAVSEGPGLHSDHTLGTDLGWYVAVGIHRGKEASTAALRSPVLHEAAPTCKLRLWYHAASADVAELRLELTHGTETLTLWQSSGPWGPGWQELVVATGRIRGDFRVTFSATRNATHRGAVALDDVAFWGCALPTPQARCPLGHHHCRNKACVELHQLCDGDDNCGDSSDEDTPTCSHHMSTDFETGLGLWKLSEGWTRNHSAGGPARPAWPRRDHSRNSAQGYFLVSMAEPGVPAVLSSPEFQAPGPYNCSLVFYYYLHGAETSCLQLFLQTQSPSAPQVPILLRRRHGELGAAWVRDRVDIQSEHPFRIHLAGHTGPGGVVGLDDLILSDCCKPVLEVSHPPPGPWTPASWPAPSSLQPQGVCEPGHLSCGDLCVPPEQLCDFQQQCEGGEDEQECGTTDFEPPTAGGWEDASVGRLQWGRLLAQDSGDSGTSGAAAGHFLSLQKAWGQLTAEARVLTPPLGPSGPHCELHLAYHFQSHPQGFLALVVVEGSTRELVWQAPSSNSGSSRRGWKVDTVLLGARRRPFQLEFVGLVDLDGPGQQGAGVDNVIMKNCSTSVATKRDTEVSCNFERDMCGWHTGHLTDAHWHRMESRGPGYDHTTGEGYFVLLNPTDPPARGPGGHLLTQPQMPTASEECLSFWYHLHGPQIGTLRLVMRQDGKADTYLWSQSGTHGNCWHEAWATLHHQMDSGAQYQLLFQGLRDGYHGTMALDDVALRPGPCWAPKRCSFEDSACGFSTGGLWTRQTNTTGRAAWGPSTDHTTETAQGHYMVVNTSPQTLPRGHIASLTSEEHRPLAQPSCLTFWYHLSLQNPGTLQVHVEEAERRQVFSISDHGGLAWRLGSVDVQAQRAWRVVFEAVAAGVERSYMAVDDLLLQDGPCPRPASCDFETGLCGWSHLPWPDLGRYSWDWSSGATPSRYPQPPVDHTLGTDAGHFALFETSVLGPGGRAAWLRSQPLPATEASCLRFWYQMGFPEQFYKGELRVLLRSARGQLAVWGAGGHRRHQWLEGQVELASSEEFQIVFEATLGGQPSLGPIALDDIEYLAGQRCQLPAPSQGDTAVATSVPAAVGGALLLLVLLVLLGLLGRLWLRKKGGCPSPGRTVAAAPGFDNILFNADQVTLPALVTHNP; encoded by the exons ATGGCTCCTGGCCTCGCACCCTCTGCTCTGACCATGCTTCTGCCCAGCCACCTCCTGCCCACTCTGGTCCTGCTCCTGGGTGAGTCATCAG GCTGGGCCTGGGTCCCCAACCTCTGCAGGACCCCCAGCGAGGCCATGTGCAACTTCGTGTGTGACTGCAGCAGCTGCTCGGACGAGACCCAGTGTG GTTACGATGGGACCTCACCCCCCCCGGGTGCCCCCTTCACCTGCGACTTCGAACAGGACTCCTGTGGCTGGCGAGACATCAGCACCTCAGGCTACAGATGGTTCCGAGACCGGGCAGGGGCTGTGTCAGAGGGCCCAGGGCTCCATTCAGACCACACTCTTGGCACTGACCTGG GCTGGTATGTGGCGGTTGGCATCCACCGTGGGAAAGAGGCGTCCACCGCAGCCCTGCGCTCCCCTGTCCTACACGAGGCGGCCCCCACCTGTAAGCTGAGGCTGTGGTACCACGCAGCCTCTGCAG ATGTGGCTGAGCTGCGGCTGGAGCTGACCCATGGAACGGAGACACTGACCCTGTGGCAAAGCTCGGGACCTTGGGGCCCAGGCTGGCAGGAGCTGGTGGTGGCCACCGGCCGCATCCGGGGTGACTTCCGG GTGACCTTCTCTGCCACCCGCAATGCCACCCACAGGGGCGCTGTGGCGTTGGATGACGTAGCTTTCTGGGGCTGTGCACTGCCCA CCCCCCAGGCGCGCTGCCCTCTGGGGCATCACCATTGCCGGAACAAGGCTTGCGTGGAGCTCCACCAGCTGTGCGATGGGGACGACAACTGTGGGGACAGTTCAGATGAGGACACGCCCACCTGCA GCCACCACATGTCCACGGACTTTGAGACGGGCCTGGGCCTGTGGAAGCTCTCTGAGGGCTGGACTCGGAACCACAGCGCTGGTGGCCCTGCGCGCCCTGCCTGGCCTCGCCGCGACCACAGCCGGAACAGCGCTCAGG GCTACTTCCTGGTGTCCATGGCCGAGCCCGGTGTCCCTGCCGTCCTCTCCAGCCCCGAGTTCCAAGCACCGGGCCCCTACAACTGCTCT CTCGTCTTCTATTACTACCTGCACGGGGCTGAGACCAGCTGTCTCCAGCTATTCCTGCAGACTCAGAGCCCCAGTGCCCCCCAGGTCCCCATTCTGCTGCGTAGGCGCCATGGGGAGCTGGGGGCCGCCTGGGTCCGAGACCGAGTTGACATCCAGAGCGAGCACCCCTTCCGG ATTCACCTGGCAGGGCACACGGGTCCAGGAGGTGTCGTGGGCCTGGACGACCTCATCCTGTCTGACTGCTGCAAACCAGTCCTGG AGGTTTCCCACCCACCTCCTGGGCCCTGGACCCCAGCATCCTGGCCCGCCCCGTCCAGCCTGCAGCCCCAAGGGGTCTGTGAGCCAGGACATCTTTCTTGTGGTGACCTGTGTGTCCCCCCGGAGCAGCTGTGTGACTTCCAACAGCAGTGCGAGGGGGGCGAGGATGAGCAGGAGTGTG GCACTACAGACTTCGAGCCTCCCACGGCCGGGGGCTGGGAGGACGCCAGCGTGGGACGGCTTCAGTGGGGGCGTCTCCTGGCCCAGGACAGCGGGGACTCTGGCACCAGTGGAGCTGCTGCTG GGCACTTCCTGTCCTTGCAGAAGGCCTGGGGCCAGCTGACAGCGGAGGCCCGGGTCCTCACACCCCCCCTAGGCCCCTCAGGCCCCCACTGTGAACTCCACTTGGCTTACCATTTTCAAAGTCACCCCCAAG GCTTCCTGGCACTGGTCGTGGTGGAGGGCAGCACCCGGGAGCTGGTGTGGCAGGCCCCGAGCAGCAACAGCGGCAGCAGCAGGAGGGGCTGGAAGGTGGACACAGTCCTTCTGGGGGCACGCCGCCGGCCCTTCCAG CTGGAGTTTGTCGGCCTGGTGGACTTGGATGGCCCTGGCCAGCAAGGCGCTGGGGTGGACAACGTGATCATGAAGAACTGCAGTACCTCAGTGGCCACCAAGAGAGACACAG AGGTCTCCTGTAATTTTGAGCGGGACATGTGTGGCTGGCACACGGGCCACCTCACAGATGCCCACTGGCACCGGATGGAGAGCCGTGGCCCTGGATATGACCACACCACAGGCGAAG gctaCTTTGTGCTCCTGAACCCCACGGACCCCCCAGCCCGGGGCCCTGGTGGGCACCTGCTCACCCAGCCCCAGATGCCAACAGCTTCTGAGGAGtgtctctccttctggtaccatcTCCACGGGCCCCAGATTG GGACACTGCGCCTAGTGATGAGACAGGATGGGAAGGCAGACACGTACCTGTGGTCACAGTCAGGCACCCATGGCAATTGCTGGCATGAGGCCTGGGCCACTCTCCACCACCAGATGGACTCTGGTGCTCAGTACCAA CTGCTGTTCCAGGGCCTCCGGGATGGGTACCATGGCACCATGGCACTGGATGACGTGGCCTTGCGGCCCGGGCCCTGTTGGGCCCCCAAGCGCTGCTCCTTTGAAGACTCAGCCTGCGGCTTCTCCACTGGGGGCCTCTGGACACGCCAGACCAATACCACTGGCCGTGCCGCCTGGGGCCCCAGCACTGACCACACCACAGAGACCGCTCAGG GGCACTATATGGTGGTGAACACAAGCCCACAGACACTGCCACGAGGCCACATTGCCTCCCTGACCTCAGAGGAGCACAGGCCCCTGGCCCAGCCCTCCTGCCTGACCTTCTGGTACCACCTGAGCCTCCAAAATCCAG GTACCCTGCAGGTCCACGTGGAGGAGGCTGAGAGACGACAGGTGTTCAGCATCAGTGACCACGGAGGGCTTGCCTGGCGCCTGGGCAGCGTGGACGTGCAGGCCCAGCGGGCCTGGAGG GTGGTGTTCGAGGCCGTGGCTGCTGGGGTAGAGCGCTCCTACATGGCGGTGGATGACCTGCTCCTCCAGGACGGACCCTGCCCTCGGCCAG CTTCCTGTGACTTTGAGACTGGCCTGTGTGGCTGGAGCCATCTGCCCTGGCCTGACCTGGGCAGGTACAGCTGGGACTGGAGCAGTGGAGCCACACCCTCCCGCTACCCCCAGCCCCCTGTGGACCACACTCTGGGCACTGACGCAG GCCACTTTGCTCTCTTTGAAACCAGTGTGCTGGGCCCAGGGGGCCGGGCGGCCTGGCTGCGCAGCCAGCCTCTGCCTGCCACCGAGGCCTCCTGCCTCCGCTTCTGGTACCAGATGGGCTTTCCTGAGCAATTCT ACAAGGGCGAGCTGAGGGTGCTCCTGAGAAGTGCCCGTGGCCAGCTGGCTGTGTGGGGCGCAGGCGGGCACCGGCGGCACCAGTGGCTGGAAGGCCAGGTGGAGTTGGCCAGCAGCGAAGAGTTCCAG ATCGTGTTTGAAGCCACTCTGGGCGGTCAGCCATCCCTGGGGCCCATTGCCCTGGACGACATTGAGTATCTGGCCGGGCAGCGTTGCCAGCTGCCTGCACCCAGCCAGG GGGACACGGCAGTGGCCACTTCAGTGCCGGCCGCAGTCGGCGgcgccctcctcctcctcgtgCTCCTGGTGCTGCTCGGACTCTTGGGGCGGCTCTGGCTGCGGAAGAAGGGGGGCTGCCCCTCCCCGGGCAGGACTGTGGCCGCGGCCCCCGGCTTTGACAACATTCTCTTCAATGCG GATCAGGTCACCCTGCCTGCGTTGGTCACCCACAACCCATAG
- the EDF1 gene encoding endothelial differentiation-related factor 1: MAESDWDTVTVLRKKGPTAAQAKSKQAILAAQRRGEDVETSKKWAAGQNKQHSITKNTAKLDRETEELHHDRVTLEVGKVIQQGRQSKGLTQKDLATKINEKPQVIADYESGRAIPNNQVLGKIERAIGLKLRGKDIGKPIEKGPRAK, from the exons ATGGCCGAGAGCGACTGGGACACGGTGACGGTGCTGCGCAAGAAGGGCCCCACGGCCGCGCAGGCCAAGTCCAAGCAG GCCATCTTAGCAGCTCAGAGACGAGGAGAAGATGTGGAGACTTCCAAGAAAT GGGCTGCTGGCCAGAACAAACAGCATTCGATCACCAAGAACACAGCCAAGCTGGACCGGGAGACTGAGGAGCTGCACCATGACCGGGTGACCCTGGAGGTGGGCAAGGTGATCCAGCAGGGCCGGCAGAGCAAGGGACTGACGCAGAAGGACCTGGCGACG AAAATCAACGAAAAGCCGCAGGTCATTGCAGACTACGAGAGTGGACGGGCCATTCCTAATAACCAGGTTCTGGGCAAAATCGAGAGAGCCATCG GCCTCAAGCTCCGAGGGAAAGACATTGGGAAGCCGATCGAGAAGGGACCAAGGGCGAAATGA